A genomic stretch from Desulfolutivibrio sulfodismutans DSM 3696 includes:
- a CDS encoding SPFH domain-containing protein — MFSDSVIMLLVLAIVVIILFVKTAVVVPQRSEYVVERLGKYHNTMGAGFHILIPFLDKITYRRSLKEEVMDIPSQTCITRDNVAVGIDGVLYIQVVDAKLSAYGIENYYVAASQLAQTSLRSAIGKIDLDKTFEERETINRQVIEAVDEAAQNWGIKVLRYEIKDIAPPASVMEAMERQMKAEREKRAEIATSEGDRQARINRAEGMRQEAISVSEGEKQKRINEAEGRSREIELLAQATAQGLQAVAAALASDGGVTAANLRVAEKYLSEFGNLAKAGNTMILPANLADIAGIVGTAMTVMQDVGVKKAG; from the coding sequence ATGTTCAGCGACTCCGTCATCATGCTGCTCGTCCTGGCCATCGTGGTCATCATCTTGTTCGTCAAGACCGCCGTGGTGGTGCCCCAGCGTTCCGAATACGTGGTGGAGCGCCTTGGCAAATACCACAACACCATGGGGGCCGGGTTCCACATCCTGATCCCCTTCCTGGACAAGATCACCTACCGCCGGTCGCTCAAGGAGGAGGTCATGGACATCCCCTCCCAGACCTGCATCACCAGGGACAACGTGGCCGTAGGCATCGACGGGGTGCTCTACATCCAGGTCGTCGACGCCAAACTATCGGCCTACGGCATTGAAAATTACTACGTGGCCGCTTCGCAACTGGCCCAGACCTCCCTGCGCTCGGCCATCGGCAAGATCGACCTGGACAAGACCTTCGAGGAACGGGAGACCATCAACCGGCAGGTCATCGAGGCCGTGGACGAGGCGGCCCAGAACTGGGGCATCAAGGTGCTGCGCTACGAAATCAAGGACATCGCGCCCCCGGCCTCGGTCATGGAGGCCATGGAACGCCAGATGAAGGCCGAACGCGAGAAGCGGGCCGAAATCGCCACCTCCGAGGGCGACCGTCAGGCCCGCATCAACCGGGCCGAGGGCATGCGCCAGGAGGCCATCTCCGTGTCCGAGGGCGAAAAGCAGAAACGCATCAACGAGGCCGAGGGTCGTTCCCGGGAGATTGAACTCCTGGCCCAGGCCACGGCCCAGGGCCTTCAGGCCGTGGCGGCGGCCCTGGCCTCCGACGGCGGGGTGACGGCCGCCAACCTGCGGGTGGCGGAGAAGTATCTGTCCGAATTCGGCAACCTGGCCAAGGCCGGAAACACCATGATCCTTCCCGCCAATTTGGCGGACATCGCCGGGATCGTGGGTACGGCCATGACGGTCATGCAGGACGTGGGCGTGAAAAAGGCCGGATGA
- a CDS encoding NfeD family protein, translated as MPSAPLVWFLIGVVFLFAELAMPGLILIFFCFGSWIAAIALLVADVSVQLQLVIFLVASLVLLFTLRRVFMRTFGGRLKDGADKELSDRAVGRQALVTTAIRPAAPGEIKFRGSFWRAAADVEISEGATVVIEGPGSDDGLTFRVRPL; from the coding sequence ATGCCTTCCGCCCCCCTGGTCTGGTTTCTCATCGGCGTGGTGTTTCTCTTCGCCGAACTGGCGATGCCAGGACTCATCCTCATCTTTTTCTGCTTCGGCAGTTGGATCGCGGCGATCGCCCTTCTGGTCGCGGACGTGTCCGTGCAGTTGCAACTCGTGATTTTCCTGGTGGCCTCGCTGGTTTTGCTGTTCACGCTGCGCAGGGTGTTCATGCGCACCTTCGGGGGACGCCTCAAGGACGGCGCGGACAAGGAACTGTCCGACCGGGCCGTGGGCCGCCAGGCCCTGGTCACCACGGCCATCCGCCCGGCGGCGCCTGGAGAAATCAAGTTTCGCGGCAGTTTCTGGCGGGCGGCCGCCGATGTGGAGATCTCCGAAGGGGCCACGGTGGTCATCGAGGGTCCGGGCTCCGACGACGGCCTGACGTTTCGGGTGCGGCCCCTGTAG
- a CDS encoding Fic family protein: MAQEVATSSAALEGGIAIETARGLGDRLRLLNSYYSNLIEGHKTTLPEIERALARDFVEAPGRRYAQELCAAHVMVERELMDELQSHPYLHVCTAEYIKGIHRRIYGHLPDAHQYTHHSGGFTDIAVSPGELRDMDVSVDGRTPHGPPASELPNLMEAFAEAFAPHVFHGDERLIAAAVSHHRLTWLHPFRDGNGRLARLHTGIYLVRGKVNQANLWSLARGFSRNKIGYMINLQATDSPGRPDNDNFFDEPLTADFCRFFFEICLDQIGFMRGLLKLDDVEHRIEWLVASLKKSTMPFLAPEASRLLRAVFRQGAVIRGKAPEIVGKSERTTRRTVISPLIESGLLVSASHRAPLCMGFPMAALPYLFPGLFDPTVVGEEYRELIV; this comes from the coding sequence ATGGCCCAGGAAGTGGCCACCAGTTCGGCTGCGCTGGAAGGCGGCATCGCCATTGAGACCGCCCGGGGGCTTGGAGACCGGCTCCGGCTCCTGAACAGCTACTATTCCAACCTCATTGAAGGCCACAAGACCACGCTTCCGGAAATCGAGCGTGCCTTGGCGCGCGATTTCGTAGAGGCCCCCGGCAGACGCTATGCGCAGGAATTATGCGCAGCCCATGTTATGGTCGAAAGAGAGCTCATGGATGAACTCCAAAGCCATCCATATCTCCACGTCTGCACGGCGGAATACATCAAAGGCATCCACCGCAGGATATACGGGCATCTTCCCGATGCCCACCAGTATACCCACCACTCCGGGGGCTTCACGGATATCGCAGTCAGCCCAGGCGAACTCCGTGACATGGACGTGTCCGTCGACGGCCGGACGCCGCACGGTCCTCCTGCCTCCGAACTTCCGAACCTCATGGAGGCCTTTGCCGAGGCATTCGCCCCGCATGTCTTTCACGGCGACGAACGATTGATTGCCGCTGCAGTGAGTCACCATCGCCTGACGTGGCTGCATCCCTTCCGCGACGGCAATGGACGTCTGGCTAGGCTTCATACCGGAATATATCTGGTGCGGGGCAAGGTCAACCAAGCCAATCTCTGGTCCCTGGCCCGGGGTTTTTCCCGAAACAAGATCGGGTACATGATCAATCTGCAGGCAACCGACAGCCCTGGCCGACCGGACAATGACAATTTTTTTGACGAACCGCTCACGGCCGATTTTTGCAGATTTTTCTTTGAAATCTGTCTGGACCAGATCGGATTCATGCGGGGATTGCTCAAACTGGACGATGTCGAGCACCGCATCGAATGGCTTGTGGCATCCTTGAAAAAAAGTACCATGCCATTCCTCGCTCCCGAGGCATCCAGACTTCTGCGCGCCGTATTCAGACAGGGGGCAGTCATCCGAGGCAAGGCACCGGAAATCGTGGGAAAATCCGAACGAACGACCAGGCGGACGGTCATCTCCCCATTGATCGAATCCGGGCTCCTCGTTTCCGCCTCGCACCGGGCTCCGCTTTGCATGGGGTTTCCCATGGCGGCACTGCCCTACCTTTTTCCCGGGCTCTTCGACCCAACAGTTGTCGGGGAGGAATATCGAGAACTCATCGTGTGA